TCTAGAACCCAGGACATTTTCGGTCCATTCTCGCCCTGTAAATGTAACTCAATCCGAATAAAAGGCAATTACGCCGAGGCATCGATCATTCCCGCAattaaaaagcaaaagaatcATTAGTTACGCCTTATTTCGCCTTATCTCAATCCCAAAACAAAAGGATCCCAGTAGGTTTTGTGGTATCACCCACTTAACTAACCGGTAGGAGCTCCATTTTGCCCTTGCCATCAGCAATCCACTCAGGTTCAATGAGTTTCTCTCGATCCGCATACAAGTATTTGTATGCCGTACGAATAGTTCCATCACTCACGCCAGCTACTTGGGATATCTCCTTTGCAGACTTTGGCTTTCCGAGGAGAGCTGATGCCATGTAGATGCAAGCGGCTGCAACTGACAAAGGCGATCTACCAGCGAGATCACCGACAGTAGAAACCTTTTCAGCGAGGCCTTGGGATATCTTGACGAACTGTTGGCTCTTAAGGCCAAGTTGACTGCAGTAACGAGTACAGAGGTCTTTGGCATTGGTTGACGTGGTTGTCTGATAACCATCTGGGGCCGCAAGAGCTTGAAGGCAATGTTAATATATACCAGTATAAGATCTTCAGCTTATACAACTTACCACCAGTAGCATCAGCAGTCGCCTTCTTGGCCGAACTGTCTGAAGCAAAGAATTTCTCAAGTGCTTTGAAAGTTCTACCAATATCCTTCTTCGAAACCTTCGTCAAAGCGTAGATTTCACGGAAGGTTCTGGGAACACCGCACTGACGGCAAGCGATGAAGATACAGCCAGCAATGATGGCTTCTTGGGATTTACCTTTGAAGGCTTTGGCGTCATCGACAAGTTTGAAAAGGTGCTTCGCAGTATCGGAAACGTTCTTTGGAATGTTGACAGCATCACAGTGGGCACCGATTTCCTTGTAGGCTGCGAGTAAAGCCTTTGTTGATTTGTCTGTACCTTGTTTGCCTTGGGCGCGGTAAAGCTCACGACTGCGTACGCTGCTGTCGCCAAAAGCGATTGTAGTAGAGAGTTGAGAACCGTTCAAGAGGGGATTAGCAGCGTCACCAACACGAGATGGGTCGTCATTTCCCTGGTCATCATTGGAGAATGTACGCCATTCAGAGCGGGTATCGACAATTCGATCACCAATAACTAC
The sequence above is drawn from the Botrytis cinerea B05.10 chromosome 11, complete sequence genome and encodes:
- the Bcsua7 gene encoding Bcsua7; protein product: MMAQPPLDKNLEWSQNLNVTVMCKDCKEIPPNLVEEFSSGDLVCDTCGVVIGDRIVDTRSEWRTFSNDDQGNDDPSRVGDAANPLLNGSQLSTTIAFGDSSVRSRELYRAQGKQGTDKSTKALLAAYKEIGAHCDAVNIPKNVSDTAKHLFKLVDDAKAFKGKSQEAIIAGCIFIACRQCGVPRTFREIYALTKVSKKDIGRTFKALEKFFASDSSAKKATADATGALAAPDGYQTTTSTNAKDLCTRYCSQLGLKSQQFVKISQGLAEKVSTVGDLAGRSPLSVAAACIYMASALLGKPKSAKEISQVAGVSDGTIRTAYKYLYADREKLIEPEWIADGKGKMELLPVS